One region of Armigeres subalbatus isolate Guangzhou_Male chromosome 3, GZ_Asu_2, whole genome shotgun sequence genomic DNA includes:
- the LOC134224003 gene encoding death-associated inhibitor of apoptosis 2, with amino-acid sequence MNVEVNRVRTYRRWDDSQWVGEDGLELAKAGFYATENYLNVKCHFCGLIIFVGSSVSSIGTRHRELSPNCSFLLHPDRTDNVRCFDAAELKREDCRLATYVNWPVSHISPNSLAKAGFYYTHISDQVKCAWCEGIIGQWEVGDDPFVEHQKFFPECAKVIANNISSNPTLDPSIGIQPVKTPYAPRFSSLDSRIRSFESWTTGHIQDPERLAQAGFYYLGTADEVHCFYCDGGLRFWLADDDPWFEHARCFPKCQFVQLVKGQLFIENVQSQIKNTSSNQHQLQQQMQPSEQVVATMTLDEALTTEPVQLALSMGLNAGRIRSVTKRKLETTGQPYSDSQALIEAVLDGQIQDEELEPTTSSRMDRRIENEVSRLLWSAISSSAGPNLSSFSSTFSTPSPSFDSVSGADADLIVDPNPVLSPSTSTSAVQNGSTLSTADSKIVPDSLAKMAAAASSVEAEEGDKTLRLEEENKRLKDARECKICMADEVGVVFCPCGHLVSCVQCAPAVTNCPVCRAVIKGRVRTFLS; translated from the exons ATGAATGTCGAAGTGAATCGGGTCCGCACTTACCGAAGATGGGATGACTCCCAATGGGTGGGAGAAGATGGACTCGAATTGGCCAAAGCAGGGTTCTATGCTACGGAAAACTACCTGAACGTCAAATGTCACTTCTGTGGATTGATTATCTTCGTTGGAAGTTCTGTGTCGAGT ATTGGTACCAGACATCGAGAGCTCAGTCCGAATTGCTCTTTCCTGCTACACCCAGATCGAACCGACAATGTGCGTTGTTTCGACGCTGCCGAATTGAAGCGTGAAGATTGTCGTTTGGCTACATACGTAAACTGGCCTGTTTCGCATATTAGTCCCAACTCATTAGCCAAGGCTGGCTTCTATTATACGCACATCTCGGATCAGGTTAAATGCGCCTGGTGCGAAGGAATAATCGGTCAATGGGAAGTTGGAGATGATCCATTTGTAGAgcatcagaaattctttccagaGTGTGCAAAGGTAATTGCGAACAACATTAGTTCGAACCCCACCTTAGATCCCAGCATAGGCATACAACCTGTCAAAACTCCGTACGCTCCACGGTTCAGCTCTCTGGATTCACGGATAAGATCGTTCGAAAGTTGGACCACAGGGCACATCCAAGACCCAGAACGTTTGGCCCAAGCTGGCTTCTACTATTTGGGAACAGCAGATGAAGTTCATTGTTTCTACTGTGATGGTGGGCTTCGGTTTTGGCTGGCTGACGATGATCCGTGGTTTGAACATGCGAGATGCTTTCCAAAGTGTCAGTTTGTTCAGTTGGTCAAGGGACAACTATTTATTGAGAATGTTCAAAGCCAGATAAAGAACACAAGCTCGAACCAACATCAATTACAGCAACAAATGCAGCCTAGTGAGCAGGTAGTGGCAACCATGACTCTCGACGAAGCATTGACCACAGAACCAGTTCAGTTAGCATTGTCAATGGGGCTGAACGCTGGTCGCATAAGGTCTGTTACTAAACGGAAGCTGGAAACAACAGGTCAACCATACTCCGATTCTCAGGCACTGATCGAAGCAGTTCTGGATGGTCAAATTCAAGACGAAGAACTTGAACCCACCACCTCATCTCGAATGGATCGTCGGATAGAGAATGAAGTATCTCGTCTACTATGGAGCGCAATCTCTTCGAGTGCAGGCCCTAATCTGTCATCCTTCAGTTCAACTTTTTCAACACCGTCACCTTCCTTCGATTCTGTTTCGGGAGCTGATGCAGATCTGATCGTTGATCCCAATCCCGTACTGTCACCGTCTACCTCTACCAGCGCAGTCCAAAATGGCTCCACCCTGTCTACTGCGGACAGCAAAATCGTACCTGACTCTTTGGCCAAGATGGCGGCTGCGGCAAGTTCTGTTGAAGCTGAAGAGGGCGACAAAACTCTACGCTTAGAAGAGGAAAACAAACGACTAAAGGATGCTCGCGAGTGCAAAATCTGCATGGCGGATGAAGTTGGAGTGGTATTCTGTCCATGTGGTCATCTAG TTTCTTGCGTGCAGTGTGCGCCGGCGGTAACGAATTGTCCGGTGTGCCGAGCTGTGATTAAAGGACGGGTTCGCACTTTTTTATCATAA
- the LOC134224004 gene encoding acetyl-CoA acetyltransferase, mitochondrial isoform X1, whose product MLFKVNQAIAQGVRRYSTKRHDVVIVAATRTPIGSFQSSLSSLSASQLGAVAVQGAVKQAGIAGSDVQEVYIGNVNAAGLGQAPARQAVIFAGLPKSTICTTVNKVCSSGMKSVMLGAQTLMLGQQEVVLAGGMESMSNVPYYLKRGATAYGGVQLQDGIVLDGLTDVYNKFHMGNCAENTAKKMGITRQDQDEFAVNSYKRSAAAWANKAFDAEITPVTIPGKRGKPDVVVKEDEEYKRVNFDKFGQLATVFQRENGTVTAGNASTLNDGASAVILMTAEAAEKFKCKPLARIVGFADAETDPIDFPIAPALAIPKLLQQTGVRKEDVAMWEINEAFSVVVVANQRKLDIDPAKINIHGGAVSLGHPIGMSGARLVTHLAQSLKAGQIGCASICNGGGGASSILIEKLDNPSTRDPESGRCIPRLTLYSHDHCSLCNDLVDELEANFSGRYQLEKVDITKKENNKFLRLYRYDIPVLFLNGQFLCMHRLNSNLLERKLRELE is encoded by the exons atGCTTTTCAAGGTGAATCAG GCCATAGCTCAAGGGGTTCGTCGTTATTCGACGAAAAGGCATGATGTGGTCATTGTGGCCGCTACCCGAACCCCAATCGGCAGCTTCCAAAGCTCCCTGTCGTCTCTATCGGCCAGCCAGTTGGGGGCTGTTGCCGTGCAAGGAGCTGTCAAACAGGCGGGTATCGCCGGTAGTGATGTTCAAGAGGTGTATATTGGCAACGTGAATGCAGCTGGGCTGGGTCAGGCTCCAGCTCGACAGGCGGTAATTTTTGCCGGACTGCCGAAGAGTACCATTTGCACCACTGTGAACAAAGTGTGCTCATCTGGAATGAAAAGTGTTATGCTCGGAGCCCAGACATTGATGCTGGGTCAGCAGGAAGTTGTGCTCGCCGGTGGTATGGAGTCGATGTCTAATGTGCCATATTATCTGAAGCGAGGTGCCACGGCGTACGGGGGAGTTCAACTTCAAGACGGTATTGTTCTTGACGGATTGACTGACGTGTACAATAAATTCCACATGGGCAACTGCGCTGAGAACACGGCCAAGAAAATGGGTATCACCCGACAAGACCAGGATGAATTTGCCGTCAACAGTTACAAGCGAAGCGCCGCTGCATGGGCAAATAAAGCCTTTGATGCCGAAATCACTCCAGTTACAATCCCCGGAAAGCGTGGTAAACCGGACGTCGTCGTGAAGGAGGATGAAGAATACAAACGAGTCAACTTTGACAAATTCGGCCAACTAGCAACTGTTTTCCAGCGGGAGAATGGAACCGTTACAGCTGGAAATGCTTCAACACTCAACGATGGAGCCTCAGCAGTAATTCTGATGACCGCGGAGGCCGCTGAGAAATTCAAGTGCAAGCCACTAGCACGAATTGTTGGGTTTGCTGATGCCGAGACAGATCCGATCGATTTCCCTATCGCACCGGCCCTCGCTATACCAAAACTGCTGCAGCAGACCGGAGTTCGCAAGGAAGATGTGGCCATGTGGGAAATTAATGAAGCATTCTCGGTTGTTGTTGTTGCCAATCAGCGTAAACTGGATATAGATCCCGCCAAGATAAATATACATGGCGGCGCTGTTTCGCTTGGACATCCCATTGGAATGTCTGGTGCCCGCTTGGTTACTCATTTGGCTCAATCATTGAAGGCCGGCCAAATCGGATGTGCTTCTATTTGCAACGGTGGAGGTGGTGCTTCTTCGATCCTGATTGAAAAACT AGACAATCCTTCCACCCGTGATCCGGAGTCTGGGCGATGCATACCAAGGCTAACTCTTTACTCCCACGATCATTGCTCGTTATGTAATGATTTGGTAGATGAACTGGAAGCTAATTTTAGTGGACGCTACCAACTTGAGAAAGTGGACATTACAAAAAAagagaacaacaaatttttACGTTTGTATCGGTACGACATTCCCGTACTATTTCTAAATGGACAGTTCCTTTGCATGCATCGATTGAATAGCAATTTATTAGAACGTAAGTTGAGAGAATTGgagtaa
- the LOC134224004 gene encoding acetyl-CoA acetyltransferase, mitochondrial isoform X2 — MLFKVNQAIAQGVRRYSTKRHDVVIVAATRTPIGSFQSSLSSLSASQLGAVAVQGAVKQAGIAGSDVQEVYIGNVNAAGLGQAPARQAVIFAGLPKSTICTTVNKVCSSGMKSVMLGAQTLMLGQQEVVLAGGMESMSNVPYYLKRGATAYGGVQLQDGIVLDGLTDVYNKFHMGNCAENTAKKMGITRQDQDEFAVNSYKRSAAAWANKAFDAEITPVTIPGKRGKPDVVVKEDEEYKRVNFDKFGQLATVFQRENGTVTAGNASTLNDGASAVILMTAEAAEKFKCKPLARIVGFADAETDPIDFPIAPALAIPKLLQQTGVRKEDVAMWEINEAFSVVVVANQRKLDIDPAKINIHGGAVSLGHPIGMSGARLVTHLAQSLKAGQIGCASICNGGGGASSILIEKL, encoded by the exons atGCTTTTCAAGGTGAATCAG GCCATAGCTCAAGGGGTTCGTCGTTATTCGACGAAAAGGCATGATGTGGTCATTGTGGCCGCTACCCGAACCCCAATCGGCAGCTTCCAAAGCTCCCTGTCGTCTCTATCGGCCAGCCAGTTGGGGGCTGTTGCCGTGCAAGGAGCTGTCAAACAGGCGGGTATCGCCGGTAGTGATGTTCAAGAGGTGTATATTGGCAACGTGAATGCAGCTGGGCTGGGTCAGGCTCCAGCTCGACAGGCGGTAATTTTTGCCGGACTGCCGAAGAGTACCATTTGCACCACTGTGAACAAAGTGTGCTCATCTGGAATGAAAAGTGTTATGCTCGGAGCCCAGACATTGATGCTGGGTCAGCAGGAAGTTGTGCTCGCCGGTGGTATGGAGTCGATGTCTAATGTGCCATATTATCTGAAGCGAGGTGCCACGGCGTACGGGGGAGTTCAACTTCAAGACGGTATTGTTCTTGACGGATTGACTGACGTGTACAATAAATTCCACATGGGCAACTGCGCTGAGAACACGGCCAAGAAAATGGGTATCACCCGACAAGACCAGGATGAATTTGCCGTCAACAGTTACAAGCGAAGCGCCGCTGCATGGGCAAATAAAGCCTTTGATGCCGAAATCACTCCAGTTACAATCCCCGGAAAGCGTGGTAAACCGGACGTCGTCGTGAAGGAGGATGAAGAATACAAACGAGTCAACTTTGACAAATTCGGCCAACTAGCAACTGTTTTCCAGCGGGAGAATGGAACCGTTACAGCTGGAAATGCTTCAACACTCAACGATGGAGCCTCAGCAGTAATTCTGATGACCGCGGAGGCCGCTGAGAAATTCAAGTGCAAGCCACTAGCACGAATTGTTGGGTTTGCTGATGCCGAGACAGATCCGATCGATTTCCCTATCGCACCGGCCCTCGCTATACCAAAACTGCTGCAGCAGACCGGAGTTCGCAAGGAAGATGTGGCCATGTGGGAAATTAATGAAGCATTCTCGGTTGTTGTTGTTGCCAATCAGCGTAAACTGGATATAGATCCCGCCAAGATAAATATACATGGCGGCGCTGTTTCGCTTGGACATCCCATTGGAATGTCTGGTGCCCGCTTGGTTACTCATTTGGCTCAATCATTGAAGGCCGGCCAAATCGGATGTGCTTCTATTTGCAACGGTGGAGGTGGTGCTTCTTCGATCCTGATTGAAAAACTGTAA